GGGGGTAATAATACAAGAGCTACTTCCAGTGAATATGAACAGTTGGATAATGATCAGGATAGGGGAGAAGGTGAGAGAGAAGGAATGGGAGAGGATAATCAAGGAGGAGAAGGTAATGATAAGGGATCGACTGGGGATGATTCGGTAATTAATAATCTTTTAAAAACCTTTGGAGGAAGAGTGGTTTAGTTATAGTTTAGAGCTATGGAGAATAAAGATAATAATGAAAATTACAAGAAGATGGCCGATTTCTTTTATGAAATAGGTACTATGCGCAAGATTATGCGTATTCACCGCCAAGCTCTTTTAACGGATGATATGTCGGACAGTATTGCCGCTCATTCATACCGGGTAACGGTTATTGGGTGGTTTTTAGCGAAAGAGGCTGGTGCTGATCCATATAAAACGGTTATGATGTGTCTTTTTCATGATACTGAAGAAGCTAGGAGTAATGATCATAACTGGATTCATAAAAGGTATGTTAAGATTTTTGATGAAGAGATAAGGGAGAGTCAGTTAGGGCAATTACCT
This genomic window from Patescibacteria group bacterium contains:
- a CDS encoding HD domain-containing protein gives rise to the protein MENKDNNENYKKMADFFYEIGTMRKIMRIHRQALLTDDMSDSIAAHSYRVTVIGWFLAKEAGADPYKTVMMCLFHDTEEARSNDHNWIHKRYVKIFDEEIRESQLGQLPYPELSEFIKEYEERESLEAILAKEADTLDQILLLREYEWSGNKEAYLWLYGKEENKEKRQLDKLKTEVGKKMGEAIYEANPSDWWNKLWTSENRKD